The genomic region TATGGGCCTTAAATTCAAGTTGAAACTGCTTATCTTCGTCGGAAGAAGTGTAATCGTCACCATCTGAAACGTAGctttctccttcttcgtcATCCTCTCCTTCCCCATCGTCGATATCAGGTTCTGTGTCTTCTCCGATTTTTATAACGCCAAGCGGTGTACTCAGCAGCTTATCGACACCGTTTTCATCGGAATCGGCGCTTTCTTCGCGCAACATGTCTTCCACTTCGGCAGCCTTGGCAAGTAAAAAGCTTGCCGTGTCAGAGGCTGGTGCAGGAGCAAGAGGCTTCATGTCAAATTCAGTCTAAGTGCAATATAGAACGTAATCCAACAAAACTAATAGAATTTAAGGGTGCAGGAAATAACGTACCTCGACTAGTTTCTTGCGACCGTGTCGACTCTCCAGCCATTTCACGTCCGCATAAATATCATTAAAATGCTCATAGTCGATCAAAGTCAGGCGTTCCATGAACTTTTCAAAACGAGGCAAGTTCAGCAGGCCGTTTTCATTTATGTACCCATCCAGTGTAGGTAACACTTCTATATAAGCTGAATAAAGCAACGGTAATGCTCCTTTGTTGATGTGGAAATGAGGAAGATTAGGAATGAAATCATTCCCGACCAAAAAACCCATCagaaccttaaaaaaaaaaaaagacaagttaATTATTTTCTGAGGTATATACCATTAATAAAATTGCTTGGTCTGTTGAACTCACCCAATCATCAATAATATGTTCTAGGTCATAGGGGAATTTCAGTTTAGTTTTCACAGAGGCGAATTCTAGATCTAAATATTCTCGAAACAATGATAAATGCAGCAGGTGAAAAGTGGTCTCTTCTGGCGTAGTGATtctcttctcatttttctttccaccgAATCTGACCTAGTTTGGTAGGTTATGTTTAAATTAGCATAAATATACCACACGTTAAAGATAAAAAGTGTTACTTCTTCTCGGAGTAAGGAGAAATACGGTTCGTGGGAACACAAACCCAGCATCATGAGATCAGCATCCAACCCGTAGAGACAGTGACGTGTCTCGGCGTTATAATCGGGCTGACTTCTTTGAAAACGGATAAACTCCATAATTTTGTGCTCTCCTTCTCCAGGAACCTGTCAAATTGCCATGGGTTATGTCGTTTTCaaatcaagaaaatttgttaaaaattacCTGATGGCCTGACAAAATAACTTGAGTATTCTGCCAGAGGGGATCAGTGGATACTTTATTTGTgacaaaaaattgcaattgttTCTGAAGGCTGTCCATAAATTCTGTTCCAGGAGTGATGCAATTAgaatcaaatcttttttccTCTGGCAAAACCTCTCCCTAGatatatttaattattttatatcTGTCTTTAGGTGCTAATGAATATTTGTACTTTTCTGAGGGCTTCCTTCTCTTTATCTTCTGCTTCTTTAGCTGAACGAAATCTTCTACCACGTTGCTGATTCATTTTGGCACGGGGAGCAACACCATCAATAGCCATAAAGAACACTTTCTGAGGCCTGATTAGTCGAAATAGTACCTAAAAGCAAGTTTTACGTGAAGATGTCATTAAGAGATTGCATGAAATATTACCTCTAAATAGTGGAAAATGTCtgaaaaaatcttttcctcAGAAATCCTAAAGTGAACATCTTCATCGTTTGGATGAGAGCAGTTGTGAATAATTCCATTCATGTCCAAATATAAATTGTCAAACTCAGGTATCTAAATATGACAAAGATGTTAAatcaaaataggaaaaaaattctacagGTAAACTTGCCTGATATTCTTTTACTGTCTCGCTGAGGCAAGGATAGCGTTCGCTAATCCATCTGTAAAATTTGGGAACACCCATGGCGAAAGCTTGTAACAATTAACTATGAAACTTATGACAGTGAGTACAATAGTTTTATTTTCCTCTCCCTTAATGATGTATGTCCCAAATTTCACTATGGCTGTAATCGAGACTTTGATCAAAGCATACAAACAAGAGgcaaaatttttattctttccttcTCGTGCAAAAAGCGACATTGCGCGATCGCCGTTTTGGTTTTTCACAATCTATATTAGCCAACCATTTGTTGTAATTTGTGGAGCATATCGTTCAGAAAACACTAGAAAAATCATCGATTTCGTGGAatcgaaatttttcaaaaacattgcaaaaaggaagaagtgTCACGATTGTCATCAACTAGCTTATGCGTTGTATATGCAAATGACCATTCTTGGTTCTGTTTACAACAGATGGCTGTTTCCACCAAATTTACTAATTCAAATAGGTGGCATTTTCTTTAGATTGAACTATGTCAAACTTTCTGTATTCATCCGCCCACGAGCAGCCTTTTCAAACATAACAAGACGCATATGATTACAACGATAGCGAGAGACTGTGGGAGGTCTGTGACGTTTTGCGTTCCGGGTCTTAAGGGGGGTAGGGGGAAGGGGAAAGAAATCCAGAATGGCGTCTGCTTAACTTTCGTATGGATGAATTGGATGGCTGTGTTGGGTTGGCCGTGCAAGTTTGATGCCTGAGAGAGACGTTTGGCTGTAAATGGTTGTATGTGATGAACTCTAGAGTCAGCTTTTGTATTTAGAGGGTGTGAAAAGTGTGGGATtgagagtgtgtgtgtgtttctttccGAGTGTAAAGATCGGCTCCTTCTCCCTCTTTCCAGTTGTGTACAGCTCGAGTCACCGTCGATGGAAACGACAGCATTTCATTCCCCGTTTGCGATGATTATTTATCCGTACGATCGATCATTGTAAGAGTTGTTAGTACCTCGTCGGTTAATTTACCCGCCTGAAAATGAGCTGCAGCTACATTCAAGTTGCTGAGGATGAAACTGAAGAGCCCATAGAACTGCCCACTGAGGATGACAGTGCCCTATTGCTCAGTACCCTGGCTGCCCAATTTCCAGGGGTTTCGGGCCTCAAGTACAGGGCTCCAGAGTCTCGCTCAATGAGAGGAGTCAGGCTTCTTGAAGGAAGGTTTCAACCACCAGAGGATGGCTGGGGAAACCACGTCTACATCTGTGTGTTCCCCAAAGGTAATATTGCCAATTGCATTCGTGTTTTCATCACACCTATAGAATCTCCTACTTgttcaaaatagaaaacaaacgaaagtcAGATGACCACCCTGAAAACTCTACAGCCAAAACCAAACGGATGGAGATGAGGCTAAAGTGTTCTGACCTCATTGTACTTGGATTACCATGGAAAACATCTGAACAAGACCTAAGGGTGTATTTTGAAAACTTTGGTGAACTTTTGATGGCACAGGTATGTTCCAAACACAATCTTTATCTGCATCTCTTGTATAATGTTTATGTGTGCACAGGTCaaaaaggatgcaaaaacTGGCCAAAGCAAAGGTTTCGGTTTTATCCGATTCGCCAACTACGATTCTCAAGTCCGCGTTCTATCTCAGCGGCATCTTATTGACGGTCGATGGTGTGACGTCAAAATTCCCAACTCGAAAGCGGTAGATCACATACAAATAGGGAAACATTTTAAATGTGGacaataaaattgttttatctTAACAAAAGGGAGGCACCCCACAAGTACCGTGTAAAGTATTCGTTGGCCGTTGCACTGAAGATATCACCGCAGATGATCTACGCGATTATTTTTGCAAGTTCGGAGAAGTGACAGACGTATTTATCCCGAAACCGTTCCGGGCATTTTCGTTTGTCACCTTCTTGGATCCCGAAGTTGCCCAGTCGCTATGCGGGGAGGATCATATCATCAAAGGTAGTAGATGTGCATTACGATTTTTGATGTTAGCCCAAAGACGACCGTGCTTGAATATCTCTCTGTGATTCCATTCGTTTCCGAGCAGGTACGTCGGTGCACGTAAGCAACGCCGCACCCAAGACGGACATCTCTTCTCGTTACACGACTTACCAGCAACCTCCAGctcaccaccaccatcaccaccagcagcaacagcagcaccaccatcatcagcatcagcagcagcaacaccaTCACgcccagcagcagcatcaccatcatcaccaccatcacgcccagcaacaacagcagtaCGGTCACCAGCACCAGCAACATCACACTCCGCCACACAGTCACGGAATGGGCCCACCAGGTCCGTCTAGAGGACCGCCGGCTATTCCATACACAGGAGTACTCCGCGGCCCAGGTCAGGGATAtccatcgtaaaaaaaaacgcaaaaaaaaaaaacagtaacaaaccaaaatttagaaataaaagaagaaggaaggggtatctttttcttttaaattagTTAACCctacctccttttttttttctttggtgtGACGTGGGGAGTGAGTGCGAGTGTGATTGTGTGTTTGGCTGTGTATCTGAGAATGGTGGCCATTTGAGTTCTGATATAGTTCTGACATCGGTAGAGATAATTCAGAAagttgtaaatttttttaaaataattaattattattttttttttctagtagaATTATGATTTCTCTCCTCCCCTTTCCCGTTTTTCGTGGAGCCGAAataaagttgtttttttgggcACTGTTAAcgccttttctctttctatttttattaagtttttttttttttcattttgatttttacgaaaacaaattttattagAATGATTATCATTTAAAGCGTCAcataaatttttattcttttt from Daphnia carinata strain CSIRO-1 chromosome 6, CSIRO_AGI_Dcar_HiC_V3, whole genome shotgun sequence harbors:
- the LOC130702579 gene encoding tar DNA-binding protein homolog 1-like, encoding MSCSYIQVAEDETEEPIELPTEDDSALLLSTLAAQFPGVSGLKYRAPESRSMRGVRLLEGRFQPPEDGWGNHVYICVFPKENKRKSDDHPENSTAKTKRMEMRLKCSDLIVLGLPWKTSEQDLRVYFENFGELLMAQVKKDAKTGQSKGFGFIRFANYDSQVRVLSQRHLIDGRWCDVKIPNSKAGGTPQVPCKVFVGRCTEDITADDLRDYFCKFGEVTDVFIPKPFRAFSFVTFLDPEVAQSLCGEDHIIKAGTSVHVSNAAPKTDISSRYTTYQQPPAHHHHHHQQQQQHHHHQHQQQQHHHAQQQHHHHHHHHAQQQQQYGHQHQQHHTPPHSHGMGPPGPSRGPPAIPYTGVLRGPGLGGDGMTSKGGPWGAAGGPGGASAGATANPYHHQGPNPFHQGAAPGTNSDWWHSSGGGPSPYQPSSVGGAWSGQPPPHQHSNRPHTDLPNLAALGSSLGLTAATAGSPAPPGAAQLTSMGALNLGALPVGSALVAAALNQAGWGGLFSSLQGPQAPPPQQQQQQQQPQDGSGGPGSYPTAAQQHQQHQAMASVGMPLPAPNNGPGGGASGLLGWGESPGPVTVATASGVQQQQQPQQTGTPQSQQQQQQQQQAPWGQRQQQEDPGPKGPPYTMKYN